One Chryseobacterium wanjuense genomic region harbors:
- a CDS encoding META domain-containing protein, producing the protein MKNLFLSICAAGILASCGTMSSSSASKVGKAQPSLAGTKWALADNVKGKIPTLNIEGEKISGNAGCNNYFGTAKVDPSTGNFSAGQMGSTRMACDNMNVEKNFMDMMGKANKYVVSGSTLELYQDNLLLLKFNKAE; encoded by the coding sequence ATGAAAAATCTTTTTTTAAGTATATGTGCGGCAGGAATTTTGGCTTCTTGTGGAACAATGTCCAGCTCATCTGCTTCAAAAGTGGGAAAAGCTCAGCCGTCTCTGGCGGGTACAAAATGGGCTTTAGCTGATAATGTGAAAGGAAAAATTCCTACATTGAATATTGAAGGTGAAAAAATCAGTGGAAACGCAGGTTGCAACAATTACTTCGGGACGGCAAAAGTAGATCCTTCTACAGGTAATTTTTCTGCAGGACAAATGGGATCGACCAGAATGGCCTGTGATAATATGAATGTAGAGAAAAACTTCATGGATATGATGGGGAAGGCCAACAAATACGTAGTTTCCGGAAGTACTCTGGAATTGTACCAGGACAATCTTTTACTCTTAAAATTCAATAAAGCTGAATAA
- a CDS encoding 3-hydroxybutyryl-CoA dehydrogenase, giving the protein MQNIVVIGAGTMGNGIAHTFAQSGFKVNLVDVSQEALDRGLKTITTNLDRIIAKGNLTEEQKAETLGNISTFTELKNAVGNADLIVEAATENQDLKLKIFGQMDEFAPENCILATNTSSISITKIAAATKRADKVIGMHFMNPVPIMKLVEIIKGYSTSKETFDSIYEMSKTLGKVPVEVNDYPGFVANRILMPMINESIETLYNGVAGVEEIDTVMKLGMAHPMGPLQLADFIGLDVCLAILNVMYDGFKNPKYAPNPLLVNMVMAGKLGVKSGEGFYDYSESKKAEKVAKMFLK; this is encoded by the coding sequence ATTCAAAACATTGTAGTTATTGGAGCAGGAACCATGGGAAATGGTATTGCACATACTTTCGCACAAAGCGGGTTTAAAGTAAACTTAGTAGATGTATCTCAGGAAGCTTTAGACAGAGGGCTGAAAACCATTACCACCAATCTTGACAGAATAATTGCAAAGGGAAACCTTACAGAAGAACAAAAAGCTGAAACATTAGGAAATATCTCAACCTTCACGGAACTGAAAAATGCAGTAGGAAACGCCGATCTTATCGTAGAAGCGGCTACTGAAAATCAGGATCTGAAGTTGAAAATTTTCGGTCAGATGGATGAGTTTGCACCTGAAAACTGTATTTTGGCTACCAATACTTCGTCTATTTCTATTACAAAAATCGCAGCAGCTACCAAAAGAGCAGATAAAGTTATCGGAATGCACTTTATGAATCCTGTTCCAATCATGAAATTGGTTGAAATTATTAAGGGATATTCTACTTCTAAAGAAACTTTTGACTCTATTTACGAAATGAGCAAAACATTAGGAAAAGTTCCGGTAGAGGTAAACGATTATCCAGGATTTGTGGCAAACAGAATTTTGATGCCGATGATCAATGAATCGATCGAAACCCTGTACAACGGTGTTGCAGGTGTTGAGGAAATCGATACCGTAATGAAACTGGGAATGGCTCATCCGATGGGACCGCTTCAGTTGGCAGATTTCATCGGTCTTGACGTTTGTCTGGCGATCTTAAATGTAATGTACGACGGTTTCAAAAATCCTAAATATGCACCAAATCCATTATTGGTAAACATGGTAATGGCCGGAAAATTGGGCGTAAAATCAGGAGAAGGTTTCTACGACTACTCAGAAAGCAAGAAAGCTGAAAAAGTAGCGAAAATGTTTTTGAAATAA